From one Solea solea chromosome 15, fSolSol10.1, whole genome shotgun sequence genomic stretch:
- the cdh5 gene encoding cadherin-5: protein MSAEAKLTENTRSRETKYTGVCSWDTGASNQGGAVEVNATDADDRSTANGELRYSLTQYGEVSAFEIDSETGVISCKTNTLDRETKSEYALVVKVQDMRGMASGSTATTSVTITVTDTNDNMASFTRKVYELQVPEDHKLNEKIGTLELEDRDQIQNKEPIFTIPSEHNRMFNIELSPNKDGNLLLKQALDYETKNSYTFTVQVRENLLFPADNVNSAVTKAQVNIKVLDVDEPPVFSKPIYTFNVMEERMGNIGVITATDPDRAKKTIRYSILDKDCPIGINPLTGQLSTLRTLDRELEATHRFQVKAQEEPSGLESFVKVDIIVDDINDNKPELVVDEIFVCENDASNTVIGTLRATDKDDQPASFSFDLHSGSSNFSIKDYGNNTADIMVKDGPFSLDDPKDYTVNVRVSDGGRPVQTSITTLAIKSCRCDARRIPTQCKASAQMMTMSVHALIAILLCILTILVIVILFVIRKRYQKDSLANIKNSGDIHEQLVTYDEEGGGEMDTNGYDVSILSSACNDGSLLRHPDRHPHPSLYAMVQKPTHPTACKGDMAVMIEVKKDEADHDRDGIPYDTLHIYGYEGPESLAGSLSSLESSSTGSNLDYDFLNDWGPRFRTLAELYGVDGPDYYHQY, encoded by the exons ATGAGCGCAGAAGCAAaactgacagaaaacacaaggaGCAGAGAAACTAAATACACAGGCGTGTGCTCATGGGACACAGGTGCATCtaatcagggcggggcag TTGAGGTGAATGCAACTGATGCCGATGACCGATCCACTGCTAATGGGGAGCTCAGGTATTCTTTGACCCAATATGGAGAAGTTTCTGCCTTTGAAATCGACAGCGAGACAG GTGTCATCAGCTGCAAGACAAACACCCTGGATCGGGAAACTAAGAGTGAGTATGCGTTGGTGGTTAAGGTTCAGGACATGAGAGGAATGGCATCCGGCAGCACGGCCACCACCTCTGTCACCATCACTGTCACAGACACCAATGACAACATGGCTTCCTTCACCCGAA AGGTGTATGAGCTGCAGGTTCCAGAAGACCACAAGTTAAATGAAAAGATCGGCACTCTGGAGTTAGAGGACAGAGATCAGATCCAGAACAAAGAGCCCATCTTCACTATCCCAAGTGAACACAACAGGATGTTCAACATTGAACTCAGCCCGAACAAAGACGGCAATCTCCTGCTCAAACAG GCTCTGGActatgaaacaaaaaacagctaCACTTTCACTGTCCAAGTCCGAGAAAACCTGCTTTTTCCTGCCGACAACGTGAACAGTGCTGTCACCAAAGCCCAG GTCAACATTAAGGTGTTAGACGTAGACGAGCCACCAGTCTTCTCCAAGCCCATCTACACCTTCAATGTGATGGAAGAACGGATGGGAAACATAGGAGTAATCACTGCCACAGATCCTGACAGAGCCAAAAAGACAATACG GTACTCCATTTTAGACAAAGACTGTCCCATTGGTATCAACCCTTTAACAGGTCAGCTGTCCACCCTGAGGACACTGGACAGGGAGCTGGAGGCTACACACAGGTTTCAAGTTAAGGCACAGGAGGAGCCAAGTG GTTTGGAGTCCTTTGTTAAAGTTGACATTATAGTTGACGACATTAACGACAACAAGCCTGAACTGGTTGTGGATGAGATCTTCGTCTGTGAGAATGACGCCTCTAATACG GTGATAGGAACTCTGAGAGCTACAGATAAAGATGACCAGCCGGCTTCCTTCAGTTTCGACCTGCACAGTGGAAGCTCCAACTTCTCCATCAAAGACTATGGCA ATAACACAGCAGACATTATGGTGAAGGACGGCCCGTTCAGCCTGGACGACCCCAAGGATTACACTGTGAATGTGCGTGTCAGTGATGGAGGACGACCCGTCCAGACGAGCATCACCACACTGGCAAtcaag TCGTGCCGCTGTGATGCCAGGAGAATTCCCACACAGTGCAAAGCTAGTGCTCAGATGATGACAATGAGTGTCCACGCCCTGATCGCCATCCTGCTCTGCATACTGACCATACTGG TCATAGTGATCCTGTTTGTGATAAGGAAACGGTATCAGAAGGACTCCCTGGCTAACATAAAGAACAGCGGGGATATTCACGAGCAGCTGGTCACATatgatgaggagggaggaggagagatggacACCAATGG GTATGACGTCTCAATCCTCAGCTCAGCTTGCAATGACGGCTCCCTGCTCCGCCACCCGGACCGTCACCCCCACCCCTCTTTATATGCCATGGTGCAGAAGCCCACTCATCCCACTGCATGTAAGGGTGACATGGCCGTGATGATAGAGGTGAAGAAAGACGAAGCAGACCACGACAGAGACGGCATCCCTTATGACACCCTCCACATCTACGGCTATGAGGGACCTGAGTCTTTAGCCGGAAGCCTCAGCTCCCTGGAGAGTTCGTCCACTGGTTCAAACTTGGATTATGACTTCCTGAATGATTGGGGACCAAGATTCAGGACCCTGGCCGAGCTGTACGGAGTGGACGGACCCGACTATTACCACCAGTACTGA